The following are encoded together in the Pectobacterium punjabense genome:
- a CDS encoding glutathione S-transferase family protein — protein MYQLYIANKNYSSWSLRPWVLLKTLSVPFEEKQVVFAPGMAQPAFKAFSPTAKVPCLIDGETTVWDSLAITEYLAEQHPDIWPADAKTRAWARCAAAEMHSGFTTLRNTCAMSCGVRVKLNEISPALSSDITRISELWQEGLTRFGGPFLAGKQFSAVDAFFAPVVFRIKTYQLTVSPEAAAYCEHLLALPAMQQWLQDALAETWREAAHEEEVTNAGEVVEDFRARA, from the coding sequence ATGTATCAGTTGTACATCGCCAATAAGAACTATTCATCCTGGTCGTTACGCCCGTGGGTACTGTTGAAAACGCTGTCGGTTCCTTTCGAGGAGAAGCAGGTTGTTTTTGCGCCGGGCATGGCACAGCCAGCGTTTAAGGCTTTTTCACCGACGGCAAAAGTCCCCTGCCTGATCGATGGCGAAACCACCGTCTGGGATTCATTGGCGATTACCGAGTATCTGGCTGAACAGCACCCCGACATCTGGCCTGCTGATGCCAAAACCCGTGCCTGGGCTCGCTGTGCCGCCGCCGAAATGCATTCCGGCTTTACCACACTGCGCAATACCTGCGCCATGAGCTGCGGCGTGCGCGTCAAGCTGAACGAGATATCTCCTGCTCTCAGCAGCGACATTACGCGTATCTCTGAGCTATGGCAGGAAGGATTAACACGATTTGGCGGGCCGTTTTTAGCGGGGAAACAATTTTCAGCGGTAGACGCGTTTTTTGCCCCCGTCGTTTTCCGTATCAAAACCTATCAGCTTACCGTCTCACCGGAAGCCGCCGCTTACTGCGAGCACTTGTTGGCATTGCCCGCGATGCAGCAATGGCTACAAGACGCCCTAGCTGAAACCTGGCGCGAAGCCGCACACGAGGAAGAGGTAACAAATGCAGGTGAAGTGGTAGAGGATTTTCGCGCGCGCGCCTAA
- a CDS encoding DeoR/GlpR family DNA-binding transcription regulator, translating into MLEETRLHRIQALLSTLNRVSTEKIIQHLGVSRETVRRDILKLEAAGALRRVHGGIVATTEEPEPPLSIRNTVREKEKQAIARAAVQQLQAGQTLFIDAGSTTSLFADELLSMPGMTVITNSLTVAQKLTATESVAQHSVILLGGYMGASAQATSGDITINELERYRADVAILSPVGVDATSGATSFAHHEAAIARSMVQHARTRIILADHSKIGITSRVVYATMQEIDMIVTDTLSADKPELSLLQRHCQQVIIA; encoded by the coding sequence ATGTTAGAAGAAACGCGGTTACATCGCATACAGGCCCTGCTCTCAACATTAAACCGGGTGAGCACCGAGAAGATTATTCAACATCTTGGTGTTTCGCGCGAAACCGTACGACGCGATATTCTCAAGCTGGAAGCGGCAGGGGCGTTACGCCGCGTTCATGGTGGGATCGTAGCCACAACGGAAGAGCCGGAACCACCGTTGTCCATTCGCAATACCGTGCGTGAAAAAGAAAAACAGGCGATTGCCCGTGCGGCGGTACAACAGCTACAGGCCGGGCAAACGCTGTTTATCGACGCAGGTAGCACCACCTCTCTGTTCGCCGACGAACTGCTTTCCATGCCGGGAATGACGGTGATTACCAACAGTCTCACCGTCGCGCAGAAACTTACCGCCACGGAGTCTGTCGCACAACATAGCGTGATACTACTCGGTGGATACATGGGAGCCTCAGCACAGGCAACCAGCGGCGATATCACAATCAATGAACTGGAACGCTACCGCGCCGACGTGGCGATCCTCTCTCCTGTTGGAGTGGATGCGACCTCTGGCGCGACCAGTTTTGCTCACCACGAAGCGGCAATTGCCCGATCGATGGTGCAACATGCCAGAACGCGAATTATCCTCGCAGATCACAGCAAGATTGGCATCACGAGCCGCGTGGTCTATGCCACCATGCAGGAAATCGACATGATCGTGACTGATACGCTTAGCGCAGACAAACCCGAACTCTCGTTACTCCAGAGGCATTGCCAGCAGGTTATCATCGCCTGA
- a CDS encoding ABC transporter permease subunit, with amino-acid sequence MNQTHLPPQTVSDRWLSRLCLWVPLLALLMFFGIPMLSIVWHSLLNDQNGTVGLSNYLALMDSPGIWRATANSLLLGIVTTLVTLLLGFIVAYGLECTAMPAKRFIAFSTSLPILAPSLVLGLGLIFLLGRNGIIGNIIGVRLDIYGFWGLLIANVLYALPQAILIIRTTLRHSDTRQYEAANVLGASDWRQFLDITLPGLKYGLLSAAFVIFTITITDFGNAIVIGGNFSVLATEIYSQVSGQMKFGMGAVVGILLLLPAAASIWIERATTRRQKAIGSHAAIPHVPQPLRTRDMSFYLATMTIALMIVTVIGTVIIASMIRLWPYRLDLTLKHYDIDLAGGYTPLWTSVWISALAAVVGTALLFLLTFGIHRQPGKVANTAVLLSALPVAVPGLVLGLSYVFTFNTADLPWGMLYGSALLVALCNYYHYHTQGYTTMMMGIRNVPHAMEDATTVLGGGVVRILRDVYLPAMRVTLISVAMFLFMRSMVTLSAVIFLVTPSLPLGAVTVMRLDEAGFTSQAAAFSTCIMGIVAVTALLLHLVTEKRQSW; translated from the coding sequence ATGAATCAGACACATCTTCCTCCGCAAACGGTCAGCGATCGCTGGCTTTCTCGTCTGTGTCTGTGGGTTCCGCTGCTGGCGCTACTCATGTTTTTCGGCATACCGATGCTAAGTATCGTCTGGCACAGCCTGTTGAACGATCAAAACGGGACTGTTGGGTTATCAAACTATTTGGCGTTGATGGACTCACCCGGTATCTGGCGGGCGACCGCAAACAGCCTGTTACTTGGCATCGTCACCACGCTGGTCACGCTTTTGCTGGGGTTTATTGTCGCCTATGGGTTGGAATGTACGGCGATGCCTGCAAAGCGTTTTATCGCATTTTCGACCTCACTGCCTATCCTTGCCCCCTCGCTGGTGTTGGGATTGGGACTGATTTTTCTGCTGGGAAGAAACGGCATCATCGGCAACATTATTGGCGTGCGATTGGATATTTATGGTTTCTGGGGGCTGTTGATCGCCAACGTCCTGTACGCGCTGCCACAGGCGATTCTGATCATTCGCACCACGCTGCGCCATAGCGATACACGCCAGTATGAAGCCGCTAACGTTCTGGGTGCCTCTGACTGGCGGCAGTTTCTGGACATCACCCTCCCCGGCCTGAAATATGGCTTGCTGAGTGCGGCCTTTGTCATCTTTACCATCACGATCACCGATTTCGGCAACGCGATTGTCATCGGTGGTAACTTCTCGGTACTGGCAACCGAGATCTATAGCCAGGTTAGTGGTCAAATGAAATTCGGCATGGGAGCTGTTGTCGGGATTCTACTCCTGCTGCCTGCGGCTGCCTCAATCTGGATAGAGCGCGCCACGACAAGGCGGCAGAAAGCCATCGGTTCACATGCCGCTATCCCGCACGTTCCGCAACCGCTGCGCACACGCGATATGTCGTTCTATCTGGCAACCATGACTATCGCACTCATGATTGTCACCGTTATCGGCACCGTCATTATTGCCAGCATGATACGCCTATGGCCGTATCGTCTGGATCTGACGCTAAAACATTACGATATTGATCTCGCGGGAGGCTACACGCCACTATGGACGTCAGTTTGGATCTCGGCGCTGGCGGCAGTGGTCGGCACCGCGCTACTGTTCCTGCTCACCTTCGGCATTCACCGCCAGCCGGGCAAAGTTGCCAACACCGCCGTACTGCTTAGTGCATTGCCTGTTGCTGTTCCCGGCCTGGTGTTGGGGTTATCTTATGTGTTCACGTTCAATACGGCCGATCTCCCGTGGGGAATGCTGTATGGTTCGGCGCTGCTGGTGGCACTATGTAATTATTACCATTATCACACACAAGGCTACACCACGATGATGATGGGAATACGCAACGTGCCGCATGCGATGGAGGACGCCACAACTGTTTTAGGCGGCGGCGTAGTGCGTATTTTACGTGATGTCTACCTGCCAGCTATGCGCGTCACGCTGATTTCGGTCGCTATGTTTTTATTCATGCGCTCAATGGTTACACTATCAGCCGTGATTTTTTTGGTCACGCCGTCGTTGCCTTTAGGTGCCGTCACCGTGATGCGACTGGATGAAGCCGGCTTTACGTCACAGGCTGCCGCTTTTTCGACCTGTATTATGGGCATCGTGGCGGTGACCGCACTGCTTCTGCACCTGGTAACAGAAAAGCGGCAATCATGGTAA